The genomic window ATTCAAATAATAATGTGGTATTAAGTCAAAAAAAGGTTGATTCACAATTGCGGTCTTGTGATAGCAAGCACATGGATATTAATAATGAAGATTTACAAGTTAGGCAACCTCGGTGTTCATATGTTACTCCAAGAGGTGATTTGCAGTTTAATTATGCTAAACAACCACAACCATTGATGAGTAGTAATAGTGTTCAAACTGGTAATGGGGAATATGGTTCTGGGAAGCAATTATTTGCTAATGAATATTATCAACAACAGCAATATCCACAAGTTCAGTCACAAATATTAGATTCAAATAATAATGTGGTATTAAGTCAAAAAAAGGTTGATTCACAATTGCGGTCTTGTGATAGCAAGCACATGGATATTAATAATGAAGATTTACAAGTTAGGCAACCTCGGTGTTCATATGTTACTCCAAGAGGTGATTTGCAGTTTAATTATGCTAAACAACCATTGATGAGTAGTAATAGTGTTCAAACTGGTAATGGGGAATATGGTTCTGGGAAGCAATTATTTGCTAATGAATATTATCAACAACAGCAATATCCACAAGTTCAGTCACAAATATTAGATTCAAATAATAATGTGGTATTAAGTCAAAAAAAGGTTGATTCACAATTGCGGTCTTGTGATAGCAAGCACATGGATATTAATAATGAAGATTTACAAGTTAGGCAACCTCGGTGTTCATATGTTACTCCAAGAGGTGATTTGCAGTTTAATTATGCTAAACAACCACAACCATTGATGAGTAGTAATAGTGTTCAAACTGGTAATGGGGAATATGGTTCTGGGAAGCAATTATTTGCTAATGAATATTATCAACAACAGCAATATCCACAAGTTCAGTCACAAATATTAGATTCAAATAATAATGTGGTATTAAGTCAAAAAAAGGTTGATTCACAATTGCGGTCTTGTGATAGCAAGCACATGGATATTAATAATGAAGATTTACAAGTTAGGCAACCTCGGTGTTCATATGTTACTCCAAGAGGTGATTTGCAGTTTAATTATGCTAAACAACCATTGATGAGTAGTAATAGTGTTCAAACTGGTAATGGGGAATATGGTTCTGGGAAGCAATTATTTGCTAATGAATATTATCAACAACAGCAATATCCACAAGTTCAGTCACAAATATTAGATTCAAATAATAATGTGGTATTAAGTCAAAAAAAGGTTGATTCACAATTGCGGTCTTGTGATAGCAAGCACATGGATATTAATAATGAAGATTTACAAGTTAGGCAACCTCGGTGTTCATATGTTACTCCAAGAGGTGATTTGCAGTTTAATTATGCTAAACAACCACAACCATTGATGAGTAGTAATAGTGTTCAAACTGGTAATGGGGAATATGGTTCTGGGAAGCAATTATTTGCTAATGAATATTATCAACAACAGCAATATCCACAAGTTCAGTCACAAATATTAGATTCAAATAATAATGTGGTATTAAGTCAAAAAAAGGTTGATTCACAATTGCGGTCTTGTGATAGCAAGCACATGGATATTAATAATGAAGATTTACAAGTTAGGCAACCTCGGTGTTCATATGTTACTCCAAGAGGTGATTTGCAGTTTAATTATGCTAAACAACCATTGATGAGTAGTAATAGTGTTCAAACTGGTAATGGGGAATATGGTTCTGGGAAGCAATTATTTGCTAATGAATATTATCAACAACAGCAATATCCACAAGTTCAGTCACAAATATTAGATTCAAATAATAATGTGGTATTAAGTCAAAAAAAGGTTGATTCACAATTGCGGTCTTGTGATAGCAAGCACATGGATATTAATAATGAAGATTTACAAGTTAGGCAACCTCGGTGTTCATATGTTACTCCAAGAGGTGATTTGCAGTTTAATTATGCTAAACAACCACAACCATTGATGAGTAGTAATAGTGTTCAAACTGGTAATGGGGAATATGGTTCTGGGAAGCAATTATTTGCTAATGAATATTATCAACAACAGCAATATCCACAAGTTCAGTCACAAATATTAGATTCAAATAATAATGTGGTATTAAGTCAAAAAAAGGTTGATTCACAATTGCGGTCTTGTGATAGCAAGCACATGGATATTAATAATGAAGATTTACAAGTTAGGCAACCTCGGTGTTCATATGTTACTCCAAGAGGTGATTTGCAGTTTAATTATGCTAAACAACCATTGATGAGTAGTAATAGTGTTCAAACTGGTAATGGGGAATATGGTTCTGGGAAGCAATTATTTGCTAATGAATATTATCAACAACAGCAATATCCACAAGTTCAGTCACAAATATTAGATTCAAATAATAATGTGGTATTAAGTCAAAAAAAGGTTGATTCACAATTGCGGTCTTGTGATAGCAAGCACATGGATATTAATAATGAAGATTTACAAGTTAGGCAACCTCGGTGTTCATATGTTACTCCAAGAGGTGATTTGCAGTTTAATTATGCTAAACAACCACAACCATTGATGAGTAGTAATAGTGTTCAAACTGGTAATGGGGAATATGGTTCTGGGAAGCAATTATTTGCTAATGAATATTATCAACAACAGCAATATCCACAAGTTCAGTCACAAATATTAGATTCAAATAATAATGTGGTATTAAGTCAAAAAAAGGTTGATTCACAATTGCGGTCTTGTGATAGCAAGCACATGGATATTAATAATGAAGATTTACAAGTTAGGCAACCTCGGTGTTCATATGTTACTCCAAGAGGTGATTTGCAGTTTAATTATGCTAAACAACCATTGATGAGTAGTAATAGTGTTCAAACTGGTAATGGGGAATATGGTTCTGGGAAGCAATTATTTGCTAATGAATATTATCAACAACAGCAATATCCACAAGTTCAGTCACAAATATTAGATTCAAATAATAATGTGGTATTAAGTCAAAAAAAGGTTGATTCACAATTGCGGTCTTGTGATAGCAAGCACATGGATATTAATAATGAAGATTTACAAGTTAGGCAACCTCGGTGTTCATATGTTACTCCAAGAGGTGATTTGCAGTTTAATTATGCTAAACAACCACAACCATTGATGAGTAGTAATAGTGTTCAAACTGGTAATGGGGAATATGGTTCTGGGAAGCAATTATTTGCTAATGAAAGTCATCAAAATCCAAATCTTGATGTAGATATAGCTTTAAATGATTCAAGAAATCTATTTAATCAAGACGATGTTGTTGATACAATGATTGATCCTAATCCTAATAAAATTTATTATCATTCACCAATGCCAATGACGAGAAAAACTATTGCGATTAATCAGCAAGAAACACAAAAGTTTTTATTTGCTAATCTTCCGGGAAAACCAGATGAGTTAAAAAGTCCTGTGTATGAATATAATCCGATTGAAGAACAAAATAAGAAACCAAAACAGGACAAAAATAAAAATCAAGAAAGCCATTCTTATAGAATTTTTGACCAAACAATGCAACGCCAAGCTAATACAGGAATGCAAAAAACAGTTTCTTATCCGCAAGAATATGTATATGTACAAGCAAGATCAAGATATCAAACAAAATCTAATTATTATGAACAACAACCAGAACCAGCATTAAATATTAACTTACCGAAGCAAGAAACATATAATAAATCTATTGTTAATCAACAAATTGATTCATCAGCAGTTGCAGAACATTATCATTCGCAATATCCAAATTATACATTTACTAATGATGGTTGTCCTATTTGTTATCAAGGCGGGGTTAGTTATTCTAAAATCTAAAACTTAATTATAATCAAACTAATAAATGCAGTTAATAATTATGAACAAGAAATTGTCAATACATTTAATAAAAGTCGCAAAATTTATGGGTCCCGTAAAATTAAAGCTGTTTTAATAAGAAAAGATATCATCTTATCGCGGCGAAAAATCAGATGCATTATGATTCAAAAATAATTTGGTTTCTAGATACTCTAGATACACCAAATTAAAATATCGTAATCACAAAACAACAACTAATAATGCCCAAATTAGTAATGTTTTAAATCGTGAATTTAATGACAAAAAACTTAATGAAGTTGTTGTTAGTGATTTAACATATGTGCAAGTTGGAGGAAAATGACATTATATTTGTTTATTAATTGACTTGTTTAATCGCGAAGTAATCGTCTATAATGCTGGGCCAAACAAAACCGCTGAACTAGTTCAACAAGCTTTTCATAAAATAACACGACTATTAAAGCAAATAACTTTATTTCATACCGATCGTGGTAATGAGTTCAAAAATAAAATCATTGATGAAATTTTAATAACCTTTAATATTAAAAGATCATTAAACAATAAAGGTTGCCCTTATGCTTATGATAATGCTGTGGCCGAAACAACAACTTACAAAACCTTTAAAACAGAATTTATTAAGGGTAAAAAATTTGAAAATTTAACACAATTAAAATAAGAACTATTTGATTTTGTTAATTGATACAACAATATTCGAATTCACGGCAGCTTAAATTATTTAACACCCGTTGAATTTAGAAAATGGCAGTCTACATAAAAATTGCCCTAAAAAGGGTTGCCATTCCAGTTCTTTTATTTTTTGTCCATGTGTTATTATTAAGTTTCTAATTTTTTCTTGTTTATCCTGATTATTTTGCAATTCTTTTGTAAATTGGAAAGTAAAATCTTTTAAGTTTTTTATTTCTGGTAATTTTTCATTTATATTGCTATTATCTTTTTTATATATGTTAATCTCTGCAACACTATTTGTTGAATTCAAAATCCAAAAATTCACTTTTTCTAATTCTATAATTTTAAAATCATAAGTTTTATTTTTGTTATTTTTTTGTTCTACTGATTCATTTGTTTTTTTAGAACAGCCAATTATTGGTAATATTATTAATTTGGAAAAAATTATTATATTTAAAATTTTCATTATTTTAATTCCTTTATTACTTTATTTTTTCAATATATATGTATATATTACACGAAAATCCTTAATATCATTAGAAAAATGGCAAAACCGGTCGCGTTTAGTTTTCTTAGGTATTTTTTAAAAAAGAAAAAATAATCATTTACTATAAATTATTTCAATATTCAAATTAAGTATATATTTCTTATGTATGATTTTTGTTGTAAAAACTTATTTTAATGTTGTTTTTATAAGCGTTTTCCTTAGTCTTTATAATCTTTTATTGAGATTATGTTTGTTGATATTAAATATTTTGTTTTATTATTTATTTTCCAAATAAAATGGTAATTAAATTGTCGTTGCTTGTAATTAAAAATTATTTAAACCTTTTCCTGCCTAACAAAACTTTATGCGTCCATTAATTTTTATTGTGTAAAAATTCAATAATATGATAAAATGATAACGAATAAAAATGACAATAACAAGAGAGGCGGGGTTAGTTTAGTAATTAAATAATATAATTAGCTGATTGTTTTACTTCTTCAAAGCAATACCTAAGAAAACTAAACGCGACCAACATTTTTCCTTGTTTATTACTTGGTTTTTAATTAGAATTAATATTATCAGTTATGATTATCTTTGAAGTGATAATGATTTTGATTATTTACGAGAGACAGCGTTAGAAAATAGTAATTTAGAACAAAGAGTAAGGAAATTAAAAATAATGGCAACAAATAAAAATTTAATTCGTAATTTTAGTATTATTGCTCATATTGATCATGGTAAGTCTACTTTGGCGGATCGTCTTTTAGAATTAACTGGTACGGTTAGTAAAAGAGAATTAAAAGAACAATTATTAGATTCAATGGATTTAGAGCGAGAAAGAGGAATTACTATTAAGTTAAATGCTGTGCAGTTGCAGTATGTTGCTAAAGATCATCAACAATATTGTTTTAATTTAATTGATACTCCGGGACATGTAGATTTTACTTATGAAGTTTCTCGTAGTTTAGCGGCTTGTGAGGGGGCATTATTAGTCGTTGATGTTACGCAAGGGATTCA from Spiroplasma endosymbiont of Agriotes lineatus includes these protein-coding regions:
- a CDS encoding DDE-type integrase/transposase/recombinase; the encoded protein is MVSRYSRYTKLKYRNHKTTTNNAQISNVLNREFNDKKLNEVVVSDLTYVQVGGKWHYICLLIDLFNREVIVYNAGPNKTAELVQQAFHKITRLLKQITLFHTDRGNEFKNKIIDEILITFNIKRSLNNKGCPYAYDNAVAETTTYKTFKTEFIKGKKFENLTQLK